The following DNA comes from Oncorhynchus clarkii lewisi isolate Uvic-CL-2024 chromosome 22, UVic_Ocla_1.0, whole genome shotgun sequence.
aatttatgtttatttatgttGCCATAATATTGTAAATATTTTTTGGTGCTCCCAGATCACCTTCTACGAGGACAGGAACTTCCAGGGCCGTTCCTATGAGACCACCCAGGACTGCGCTGACATGTCCTCCTTCCTAAGCAGGTGTCACTCCTGCAGGGTTGACAGCGGTTGCTTCATGGTTTACGATCGTAACAACTACATGGGAAACCAGTACTTCATGAGGAGAGGCGAGTACCCTGACTACCAGCGCATGGGAATGGGAATGAACGACTGCATCCGGTCCTGCCGCATGATCCCGATGGTAGGTGGAGAGAAGAGTGGATGCTATTCCACAGTGGAAGCTAACATTGATGCTGTATATAGAATTCACAAAGCATATGTGAGCAATGCAATATTTCCCCATTCCTCAGGAGGCCCTGTTGGCCCCCAATGGCCAGAGCCATGGATGGCGCTGCCTATGGCTATTGGCTTCCCGATGGCTGTTGTAATAGCCGTTAAATTACAGTAGGGTGAaggaaaacaggttttaatggtTGTACTCTCATATTATAGACATGTATATACAATTTCCCTGATCCATGAAACCTTTGCTTTCCTCCTAACAGCACAAAGGAAACTTCAGGATGAGGATCTACGAGAGGGAGAACTTTGAAGGTCAGATGCACGAGATGATGGACGACTGTGACTCCATCCAGGACCGTTACCGCATGTCCGACTGCCAGTCCTGCAACGTGATGGAGGGCCACTGGCTGATGTACGAGCAGCCCCACTACAAAGGCAGACAGATGTACATGAAGCCTGGAGAGTACAGGAGCTTCAGTCAGATGGGCATGGGAGGCATGAGGTTCATGAGCATGAGGCGTATCATGGATAATATGTCTATGTAACATGCTCAGATGTATGAAAAAAAGTTGAATAAAATATGTTCCCAATTTATATTTCTTGCATAATTGTCTTGTTTTTGTGATGTGTTAACTCAAAACACTACCTGGTATAATGGGTATTTCACTATTTCACCCTCACAACTTCAACATTTAAGAATttaggatatatatatttttatataggTAGGTAAGTGTAGTAGGCCACAGCAAGACAGTGCTTCCACTATACACATCCCAACCCTAGAGGGCAGCAGCAACCTGGCCAAATACTGAGTGTGCTAGTAGGTTTGATAAGTGAATGATTGCTCACAAGTTTGGGGGATTGGTGAACTTTGACATTTTGGTGGTCTGGATAGTTGGCTTCATAACAATATGTATGTGTGCTGGATATACAGTAATATCCACTGATATCTCAGTTCTTCAAGTTAGGAAAGAATACTCGACCTTGTCATGCGATTTTGCTGTGCTATTGACATGCACGATTTCAAGGATTAACAGTCATACAGGCAATAGAGTTGTACTATGTAACAATAGCCTATGTACTTATGTTGCAAAATGACACTGTGCGTCAAAGGAAGCTAGTGAGGGGAGAGTGGATCATGGTGATGGCTGGgatggaattagtggaatggtatcaaacatattccgttccagccattacaatgagcccttcCTCCCATTTAAAGTGACACCATCCAATACTGCTGTAAATGTCCATGTAACTACATGTTAATACTGTAACACTAGATGGCTCTGCCAGGAATGCTTTTATACAGCAGCTTCTAAAATAGTGACTTCAGTCATCAACACTGTATAGCTCTTTATTTAATTAGCTACAGCTGTCATGTCTATGAGGCTGGGTAAATGTTTCCTTCAACACTGAAAGCCTTACAGGGAACATGGAGCTAATCACAACTAGTTCCAAATGACTTTTCTGATTCAGAACCTGCAATGATTACATCGGAAAGGTAACTGTGTAGAATGTGATTTGATTATTCCGCCTCGACGAAGCCCTGGCGTGTGGTTTCTCCCCGAGAgagccagtctgtgtgtgtgtgtgtgtgtgtgtgtgtgtgtgtgtgtgtgtgtgtgtgtgtgtgtgtgtgtgtgtgtgtgtgtgtgtgtgtgtgtgtgtgtgtgtgtgtgtgtgtgtgcgtgcgtgcgtgcgtgcgtgcgtgcgtgcgtgtatccAATCACTGTCTCGCTGACTGTCTGTATGAAATAGGACTCTAAGCTGTTTTAACAATTGCCCTGTGGAAGTGGCCATCTTCTCTGATCTGGTCACACATGAACAGACATGCCAgccagggaagagacagagccAAGGGAgacagagtagtagtagtaattctGTCAGTAAACACCATTCATCTCAATCCAAAAGTCTCATCACAGGTAAATTACAAtccacctcaaacacacacagcctcttGAGCCATACTTGATCCGTACTTAATTCATACTTTCAGCCTTCCAACTTCTGCTGAATTATCGTACCTTTATTTTATTCAGTGTAATTTAGAACACAGGCAAAGCAACACATCAGCAGCAAACCACACACCCTGTGGACTCTAATGGCTTTTTCCAAGCCAGTGGACTGTTAAAACTAAACTGGACAGTACGTTCTCTTTCACAGAATGAACAGGAACCATTATACTTAGCAAAATCTCAGTATGATTAATACTTATCATAGCACATACTAGCACATAGCACATACTAGCACATAGCACATACTAGCTCATAGCACATACTAGCACATAGCACATACTAGCTCATAGAGCTACACTCTCAGAAAAAAGGTACTATTTAGAACCTTGaatggttcttcagctgtccacataggagaaccctttgaataaccctttttggttgcaggaagaacccttttgtgtccatgtagaaccctttctacagagggttctacatgtaaccaaaaagggttctactatgGGGATAGCCGAAGAACACTTTTTGAACACTTTTTCTAACagtgtagatctctctctctctcaatgtataAAATATAGCCAACCCTCACCATACCCTCACCTGTATGTGCACGGGCATCAATCTCTCTTATTGTAGCCTGAATGACTCTCTATCATTCGAGAGCTGAAGTGGACTATAGGAAAGGCTAAATCTACCATAAATATGTTTCCCAGAGTAGCAGGCTTGTACAAGTTGGCAGTTTCAATTTGGTCCTCCAAATGGGTCGATTTAGATCTTGACATAAATCCTTGTATTTTCGATCTGTTTGAATTCAATTTTTTTGTTCCCTGGGTTTCATGCTTCATGGAATCATATGTTTCGTCAACACAGCACAATCTACTAAGAACTATTCTGGATAGAaacgtgagtgtgtgtatgtgcatgaggGTGTTTGTCGGAGCTGTctgtttcattcattcattcagacagacagacagacagagacagagacagacagagagacagacagacagacagacagacagacagacagacagacagaccttctCCAATAAGACACCCCGAGAGATAGTCCTGACACACCCCTCCCAGGCACAACAAAGTAATTTGTATTCAATTATAAAAGCCAAATGTGGAGCTTGACAGCATTCATGGCAACACTAATTCAGTTGATGTAATAGAAGACAGGGTGGTGAatagggagactgagagactggtacAGTACATATCTTATTAGCAACACATTTCTCTCTGACACAATGATAATGTAGCGTGGTTCCAGATCTGTTGGTGCCATCttaccaactcctatggtcattatcatgacttccttccctctctcttcacgTCCCTCACAAAATGTATTCTCTGCCTCCCACTCCATGCACATATTCCTCTACAACATCAAAGCAGAATTCACTTGTGGGCAGAAGTGACTACAGGTTGACAGTGGGAGAAAAGCCAAAGTGCATGCTTGTGTGCTTTTTTGTATTTGCACATGTATATGTGTAAACTACACACTATAGCGATGATACATCCAAGAGACAACCAGAAGTCAAAGTTCAAACTCCAACCTTTCTATGGGGTGTGGGAGGACAAACGGAGGCATGAAAACCATCTAAATTATATCATCTGATGTCATGTTTTAATCAAGGGCAGCATAGGAGAGGGAGATGATGGAGAGAAACCCAGGAAGAAGGGaggtgggaagggaagggaaggggaggtaTGCTCTGCTGTGCTGCTGTGGTGAGAGTGGGAGCTGCAGGTGACAATTATAGCTACGGAGCATCGAACACAcaaaacttgtgaaacataagGGTtctcccccacacactcacacacactgcagaggtAGAACACTAGAACTAAAATTTTTCTGCAGGTGTGACACGACGGTTACAGTAAGAGAAGAGCTGGCagctgctctcgctctctttttagCATCAGTTGGAGCTGCTTCATCTGGACAGTGGAAGATCTATCTGACCagcactaccccccccccccccatccccctgtcTCGCCCCAGTCAgtctctctaaccccctctctctctatgcgtGCTAAAACCTGACATTTGGTGTCATGCTGGAAGCagcaggatagagagaggggtaaagcgGAGGAGAGctggggaagaagagagagagagggaggagtaagagagagaaggggtagaaAAGTGAAGGGATGtgagtgaaagaaagaaaaagggaTAGAAGCCAGAACAGTGTGTATGTGaaaagagtaacagagagaggaagatgggaagATGATGTGAGAAGCAAACCAAGAGAGAGGgcgcgagagagggagggtgagagagacagagagaaggggagcaGTTTCCATAGTAACCCGTGGGTCGGGTGGGTCCAGGGTGCCAgcagagagtgaggaagagagagagagagaaagcgagggagatagagggagaaagagggttgTATTCAGGTTTAATTGCTGTTCCTTCCAGCTCTCCAGCCCAATCTCTTCTCAGCCCAGTGAATCATGTAGCGGTGCTGTTgggggataaataaataaaaacaaatataaagTTGCATATTGGCTCCTGAAGAGAAACAGCTCCACCTGAAAACGTAATgctatgactataactactgttccctgaaggagggaaacgaggTACAACGCAACTATGGGGAGTCGCATTCTTGCGACTTTGACTGAAGAACAAAAATCCCAcctgacaaggccaatgaaaTCAGCGCCTCGCTGGAAGCCCCCCTTCAATTCCGCACCTCTATTCACCAAACCCAGGAACAGGCGATGCGAGGCCAAATAGGTATTGTACCTcgttttccctccttcagggaacagtagttatatttATAATGTTACATTGCCTTTCAGTAGCTACTCTCAGTACAACACAACTATGGGAAACTAGAATCCCACCCAAAGCCGGCCCCAGCGGATACCAAATGTAATGGCCCATGGCAGACCAACCAGACCTCCACCCCGCAAGATGCCGGGATCCTAACCAACTGTGGTATTTTGTTCATTTTTTCGCAATGTTTATAACTCCTTttatacataatgttgctgctaccgtctcttatgaccgaaaagagcttctgaacatcagaacagcaattactcacctcgaactggacaaagattttttctttaatgagtccgatgCAAATTATATACTGCTTTGTCAAGACccggcccaaatccccatcatcagtgtgaagaaaagacggaggaaaAGAGGTGCCTTGTAAGAATTAGCCGAAgagtaggtaaaccaccacttccctccgtattattggccaacatgcaatcattggaaaacaaactggacaCATTACaattaagactatcctaccaacgggacattaaaaactgtaatatcttatgtttcactgagacatggctgaacgacgacatggataaaatagagctggctggcttctccgtgcatcggcaggacagaacagccacgtctggtaagaagaggggtgggatgtatgtctatttgtcaataactcaataactgctggtgcatGATGTCTAATAATAAAGAcatctcgaggtattgctcgcctgaggtagaataccccatgataagctgtagaccacactatctaccaagagagttctcatctatattatttgtagctgtctatttaccaccacaaaccgatgttgGCACTAAGAGCGAACTCcacaagctgtataaggccataagcaaacaagaaaatgttcatccagaagcggcgctcctagtggccggggactttaatgcagtaaaacttaaatcagttttacctcatttctatcagcatgtcacatgtgcaaccaaagGAAaacaaaactctagaccacctttactccacacacagggctgcatacaaagctctccctcgccctccagttggcaaatctgaccataattctatcctcctgattcctgcttacaagcaaaaactaaagcaggaagtgccAGTGACtctctcaatacggaagtggtcaaatgacgcagatgctacgctacagaacggttttgctagcacagactggaatatgttctgctattcatccaatggcattgatgGGTATACCACCTCAATCACCAGCTTGATCAATAAGTGCAATGacgacatcatccccacagtgaccgtaagtTCATTTCGCAACCATAAGCCATGGATCTGCACTGAGcttaaaggctagagctaccgtTTTCAAGGGGCGGGACACTAATCCgtacacttataagaaatccctctatgtactcagacgaacaatcaaacaggcaaagtgtcaatacagaactaatattgaatcctactacaccagctctgatgcttgtcggattaggcagggcttgaaaaatattacggactacaaagggcgTGAGCTGCCCAGtcacgcgagcctaccagacaagctaaatgccttttatgctcgcttcgaggcaagcaacaatgaagcatgcatgagagtaccagctgttccggatgactgtgtggtcacgctctccatagccgatgtgggcaagacctttaaacaggccagacggattaccaggacgtgtactcaaagcatgcgcagaccaactggcaagtgtcgtcactgacattttcaacctatccctgaccgagtctgtaatacctatatgtttcaaacagaccaccatactCCCTGTGCCCAGAAAAACAAAGGAAAATGATAtaaccaccctgtagcactcacatagccttgaagtgctttgaaatgctggtcatggctcacatcaacaccctcatgccagaaaccctagaccctctccaattcacatatcaccccaacagatccacagatgactcaatctcatttgcacttcacactgcccttttccacctggacaaaaggaacacccacgtgagaatgctgttcattgactacagctcagcattcaacaccatagtgacccCAAAGTTAATCACTcagctaaagaccctgggacataacacctccctctgcaactgaatcttAGACTTCCTGATgagccgtccccaggtggtaaggttaggcaacaacacatcaaccactctgatcctaaacactggggcccctcagtggtgcgtgcttagacccctcatgtactccctgttcacccatgactgcatggccaagcacgattccaacaccatcattaagtttgctgatgacacaacagtggtaggcctgatcaccgacaatgatgggacagcctgtagggaggaggtcagggacaaaggagctgatcatgcaccataggaaaaggagggccgaacaggcccccattaacatcgacagggctgaagtggagtgggtcgagagtttcaagttccttggtgtccacatcgccatggtccaaacacactaagacagttgtgaagagggcacaacaacaccttatccccctcgagagactgaaatgatttagcattggtccccagatcctcaaaacgttctatagctgcaccattgaccgcctggtatggcaactgctcagcatttgaccttaaggcgctacagagggttgtgcgtatggtccagtacatcactggggccaagcctcctaacatccaggacctctatactaggcggtgtcagaggaaggcccaaaaaattgtcaaggactccagtcacccaagtcatatactgttctttctgctaccatACGGCAAGAGCTCCAAGTCTTGGACCTTAAAGGCAtatttaacagcttctacccccaagccacaagactgctgaacaattaataaaatggccacccagactattaaCATTGACATCCCCCCCACCCTTtggttttacactgctgctactcactgtttattatctatgcaaagACACTTTACAAATtatctcaactaacctgtacctccgGACATTGACTCggcactggtaccccctgtatatagcctcgttattgttacatacttttcttgtgttactttttgattaaatttttttttctcactttagtttatttagtatgAATGACCTTGCTCAAAAAGCTCCCGTTGGAACATTAAAATGTCTCCCAGGGAACTCTGAAATGGAACAATTAATTTATTTTGGCACCGAAGCTCAAATGCTTGCTTTCCAATGTGGGCTGAACCAGCCCGTGGGGGGAAATGCGTGAAGGAGGATCCAATTCAACTGGCACACCGGTGCATCCGATCCCAAAGGAGCGCTCCTCATCAAGAAAAACAGACGACAATACACGTTTTCTTGCAATGCGTAAAGATCTAAGTAGGCCATGCAGAAAATTTCCTATATCTGGGAGACCACCCAGGGGTGTAGCCTCaactcctgagagagagagctgcaccCAAGTTGAGGCAACTGGGGACAGCATGCGCTCTGCACCACTGTCCGTACCTCCGAATGGAGTTGCTTTctttttatttattacattttttatttaacctttactttactaggcaagtcagttaagaactaattcttacttacgctgggccaattgtgcgctgccctatgggactcccaatcacggccggttgtaatacagcctggattcaaaccagggtgtctgtagtgacgcctctagcactgagatgcagtgccttagactgctgcgcacTCAACCCTCGGTGTGATACATCTGTCGTGATCACCTTGCAGGATACAACTCAGCCCATCACAGCCCAATGACAATTGCAAGGGTGGCGGGCTTCTTGCAGGCTATACAGCATGGGTGTTAAACTCAAAGGTGTAtcaaaaacccgcagacactcatCCCTATGTGAAATTAGTTTGACACATTGGCAGCATTATGGGCACAGGGGGATCCGACAATGGCTGGGACTATTACCCCATTTGGACAGTAACCAAATGTGGGGACACTGTTGTCACAGTAATATTTTTGTGGAGGGGCACACTGGTTTCTCAGACCCGTGCTAAGGGCCCTAAAGTGCTTGGGGGGCTGCTTCCTTATCGGAGGTGCACGCAAGCTCCCGCTTCCTCCACTTGCACCAACTCCAAGGATTGGAAATAAGAATGGGGTTGCCATAACGCCTGGGGAAAACTAGTGAGCTTTATTTACCAGAAGGCATGCATGCTAGCCGACGTTAGCGAGGAGGCTTTTTAGTCCAAGCTAGGCTAGCTAACCTCTTTGACCGCAGCATGGTCTGTTTAGGATAACCAAGCGACTTAACGCTACATACACTAAACAAGCAGCTACCCAAGCAATTCCGCCGTAGGGAGGCAGGACTAACTGGTAGTGGCTTGCCTCGGCGAGTTAGCTAACCTGGCTAGAACGCTATGCAGTGCTTGTTTAGCTAGCCTGGTCTCAAAAGTCTTCATAGGACCAGATCACCAAGATGGGACCGGACCCTTCATCAACAACTCTGGGAAGAGAGGCAAGCGGTGCTTGACCAAGGCAGACACAGGCGCCAGAGGGGTAACCATCAAACCTGTCTGACTCTCTATTCAAGTAGCCTCCCGTAACTGGCGACAGAGCGCACAGGAGCTGGGTTGAGTGTGGGCAGCTTCAGCATACACCACGCTCAGGCAGACAAGACATTTGCTCAAACCAAAGTCCCAAACCATCTCCGCGTCCTGCAACTTAGACTCAGCTGAGTACCCGGGAGAGCGAGTCACTATCGGAAACACCAAGCCCCCTCATGAATGCTACACGATTGTCAAGAGAACCTGCACCTTGGACTATGAGAACAGTGCCATAGTCCGCTGATACCTTTCCCCAGTGCCGCACACTAACTGATTAGAGCGAGGGCAGATAGAATATGTGCCAAGACAAACAAGACAACAAACGTGAGTATCTTCTATTCATCTGGGCACAGTCGCGAACCTGGCTTGTAAGCCTTCGTTGTTTCGGTCACGTTAGCCATCTTACTCATTCCTACAACCAGTCCAAGCATTCCGAAGAATAACTAATTGGTTTGTGGTCGGAAACTAGGAGAACAAATACAAACTCCAGAACACAACGTCCAGAGGGTGAGCACGCTCTACCACAAAAGGGCAGATTAGTTGGCGCCAACTTAGTCTCACTTTCCAATTTGTTCTGTTTGTAGCAAGgaagaattgaaggaatgaatcCGAGCCTCAAGCTTATCACCTGTGGAAGGTAGGGATTCCAGCGAAGTGCGGATTTCATTATCCTTGTCAGGCGTGATTTTAGTTTTTCAATCTAAGTTGCGAGAGTGTGACTCCCCATAGTTGTGTTGTACCGAGAGTACCGACTGAGAGGGAACCTAAAGACAGCAACTGTCTTGTCCAAAACAAGAGCGTTGGCTTTAGCTCAAAGGGTTAATGCTGTCTTCCTTCGCAATGGACCATATCCATTTTTGGGACACCCTCACTTTCATACCTCACCTCTTTAAGCCAATCCTTAACCCCTTTCAGGTTCCTAAAATGAACACTGTATGCTGTCATGGTGAGGTGAGTGATGTCTTGCTAGCTGTG
Coding sequences within:
- the LOC139380070 gene encoding gamma-crystallin M3-like — protein: MMGKITFYEDRNFQGRSYETTQDCADMSSFLSRCHSCRVDSGCFMVYDRNNYMGNQYFMRRGEYPDYQRMGMGMNDCIRSCRMIPMHKGNFRMRIYERENFEGQMHEMMDDCDSIQDRYRMSDCQSCNVMEGHWLMYEQPHYKGRQMYMKPGEYRSFSQMGMGGMRFMSMRRIMDNMSM